A single genomic interval of Helianthus annuus cultivar XRQ/B chromosome 13, HanXRQr2.0-SUNRISE, whole genome shotgun sequence harbors:
- the LOC110898436 gene encoding TPR repeat-containing thioredoxin TTL2 gives MTSSNSNSSNRLLDFNETNPVLGFNTTPFSASGSSSSGSNVSRARFMKARKQTVSHNHKSGNQVFRSSTQSVFGDIGYGNAAKDMFLFGGNEGGNYSSYCGLDKGDSSVVVDDMSRLNIDSDKGDSTFGLQAFGLKGSDVEGVSDVKSTNQFTSSVDGNVVLEMQSEMKKMDVKDPADVSSEGSFRGYEKTGEFAFTSRLDDVRVTNVEFKTPDMRKNMFSGLNRFEARKEHGKETRSKKKKGKLKRPVVDRSRIIEDFVFGGRNLSGSSDGFDIPTYDEILAGSYSRETSVTSEASQVDEQDNVSNESRVITSNVTTDDEAFEPQVNEVSETESFVSATENLEYSCDTMVTSLDSDVSSTATSGRQESGGTRVFSFGSRSEDVSNGNFTFAASSSGQSQLPSDTRQHMKKPPLKITRDSYISTKPEFFPVDLSASSSIKKDNLKLINEQDFRHESLTSSSLSSSKAAEEACEKWRLRGNQAYSNGDLAKAEDCYTQGLNSVSENEKSTSCLRALMLCYSNRAAARMSTGRMKEALEDCLMAAAIDPNFLKVQVRAAHCYLAMGEIENAKQQYMKCLQFRNDNSADGKVIAEASEGLEKVQKVLDCIDQCTDLLRRRASEDLESALRLINDALHISTCSDKLLQMKADSLFMLRRYEEVIQILTSDKADTPANSSSRTWRSHLIIKSYFYLGRLDEALVFINKQESAIPLADTIRELLSHKMAGNEAYKSGKHSEAVEHYTAALSCSVESRPFVSVCFFNRAAAYRALGQITDGIADCSLAIALDPNYLKAISRRASLYEMIRDYGQAAKDLQRLVSLLTTQVEKGAVSGASDNLSCMNELKQTQIQLSNVEMESRKGIPLNAYLILGVESTASAADIKKAYRKAALKHHPDKAAQLLGRGDDGDDGLWKKIAENVHKDADRLFKMIGEAYAVLSNPSKRSKYDQDEAKRNEVNRFTRSNSSRTAADVQNSVFEQSGNVRQWQDSARTYTRTQSTGSENIGSSYTYSKYY, from the exons ATGACGTCATCGAATTCCAATTCAAGCAATCGATTATTGGATTTTAACGAGACGAATCCTGTGTTAGGGTTTAATACGACGCCGTTTAGTGCTAGTGGTAGTTCTAGTTCTGGTTCTAATGTGTCACGTGCACGGTTTATGAAGGCTAGAAAACAAACTGTTAGTCATAATCATAAGTCTGGTAATCAGGTTTTTAGAAGCTCTACGCAGTCGGTTTTCGGGGATATAGGTTATGGAAATGCAGCTAAGGATATGTTCTTGTTTGGTGGAAATGAGGGTGGTAATTATAGTTCATATTGTGGTTTGGATAAAGGAGATTCTAGTGTCGTCGTTGATGATATGTCGAGGTTGAATATCGATAGCGATAAAGGCGATTCTACGTTCGGTTTGCAGGCGTTTGGTTTAAAGGGGAGTGATGTTGAAGGTGTGAGCGATGTAAAAAGTACGAATCAGTTTACGAGTTCTGTTGATGGTAATGTGGTGTTGGAGATGCAaagtgagatgaagaagatggatGTTAAAGATCCCGCTGATGTTTCTTCTGAAGGTAGTTTTCGTGGATATGAAAAAACGGGTGAGTTTGCTTTTACGAGCAGATTGGATGATGTACGTGTTACAAATGTGGAGTTCAAGACGCCTGATATGAGAAAGAACATGTTTTCGGGGTTGAATAGGTTTGAAGCTAGAAAAGAGCATGGTAAAGAAACGAGGTCGAAGAAGAAGAAAGGGAAGCTGAAAAGACCTGTTGTTGATCGATCTAGGATTATAGAAGATTTTGTGTTTGGTGGAAGAAATTTGTCTGGAAGTTCGGACGGTTTTGATATTCCTACATATGATGAAATATTAGCTGGTAGTTATTCTAGAGAAACTTCTGTGACGTCGGAGGCTTCGCAAGTTGATGAACAAGATAACGTGTCAAATGAGTCACGTGTGATTACTTCAAATGTCACAACTGATGATGAAGCGTTTGAGCCTCAGGTTAATGAAGTTTCTGAGACAGAAAGCTTCGTGTCTGCAACTGAAAATTTGGAATACAGTTGTGATACTATGGTTACATCGCTAGATTCGGATGTGAGTTCGACTGCAACTTCTGGGAGGCAAGAAAGTGGTGGCACACGCGTGTTTAGTTTTGGTTCAAGATCAGAGGATGTTAGCAATGGTAACTTCACATTTGCTGCATCTTCATCGGGTCAAAGTCAACTTCCATCAGATACCCGTCAGCATATGAAGAAACCTCCATTAAAAATCACCCGCGATTCTTACATTTCCACAAAACCAGAGTTTTTCCCGGTTGATCTATCTGCATCATCAAGCATAAAAAAGGATAACTTGAAATTAATAAATGAACAAGATTTTAGGCATGAAAGTCTCACTAGTAGTAGTTTGTCTTCCAGCAAAGCAGCAGAAGAAGCGTGTGAGAAATGGCGATTAAG GGGAAACCAAGCTTATAGTAATGGTGATCTGGCTAAAGCAGAAGATTGTTACACACAAGGGTTAAACTCCGTTTCCGAAAACGAGAAATCTACAAGCTGCCTTAGGGCTTTGATGTTGTGCTATAGTAATCGTGCAGCAGCGAGAATGTCTACCGGAAGAATGAAAGAAGCGTTAGAAGATTGTCTCATGGCTGCTGCCATAGATCCCAACTTTCTTAAGGTTCAAGTTCGTGCTGCACA TTGTTACCTTGCAATGGGAGAAATCGAAAATGCAAAACAGCAGTATATGAAGTGCTTGCAGTTTCGAAACGATAACAGTGCGGATGGGAAAGTGATTGCAGAGGCCTCTGAAGGCCTAGAAAAAGTCCAG AAAGTGTTGGACTGTATCGATCAATGTACTGATCTGCTACGAAGACGGGCTTCTGAAGACTTAGAAAGTGCTTTGAGACTTATCAATGACGCGTTGCACATAAGCACTTGCTCAGATAAACTGCTTCAGATGAAAGCAGACTCACTTTTCATG TTGAGGAGGTATGAAGAGGTGATTCAGATTCTTACATCTGATAAAGCAGATACACCCGCAAACTCTTCTTCTAGGACATGGAGATCACATCTTATCATTAAATCCTACTTTTATCTAGGAAGGCTAGATGAGGCTCTAGTGtttatcaataaacaagaatcaGCAATACCTTTAGCTGATACAATACGTGAACTTTTATCTCATAAG ATGGCAGGAAATGAAGCGTATAAATCAGGAAAGCATTCAGAAGCGGTAGAACATTATACCGCTGCTTTATCTTGCAGCGTTGAATCTCGTCCGTTTGTGTCAGTATGCTTTTTCAACCGTGCTGCAGCGTACAGAGCTTTGGGTCAAATCACAGATGGCATTGCAGATTGCAGCCTAGCTATAGCCCTTGATCCAAACTATCTCAAG GCAATATCTAGGCGTGCCAGCTTGTATGAGATGATTAGAGATTACGGGCAAGCAGCGAAAGATCTACAGAGATTGGTGTCTCTTCTAACAACACAGGTCGAGAAGGGTGCGGTTTCTGGAGCATCGGATAATTTAAGCTGTATGAACGAACTAAAGCAAACTCAGATACAGCTTTCTAATGTTGAAATGGAATCCAGAAAGGGAATCCCTTTAAATGCCTACCTCATATT GGGAGTTGAATCAACTGCTTCTGCAGCAGATATTAAAAAAGCATATAGGAAAGCTGCACTCAAACATCATCCCGATAAG GCAGCCCAGCTACTTGGTAGAGGTGATGATGGAGATGACGGACTATGGAAGAAAATAGCTGAAAATGTCCACAAAGACGCCGATAGACTTTTCAAAATGATTGGAGAAGCGTATGCTGTACTTTCCAACCCTTCCaag AGGTCAAAATATGATCAAGATGAAGCGAAGAGAAATGAAGTCAACAGATTTACTAGAAGCAACTCATCAAGAACGGCTGCAGATGTCCAAAACTCTGTATTTGAGCAAAGTGGGAACGTGCGCCAATGGCAGGATTCTGCGAGAACCTATACCAGAACCCAGTCTACAGGCTCGGAAAACATTGGTTCATCGTATACGTATTCCAAGTACTACTAA
- the LOC110898437 gene encoding uncharacterized protein LOC110898437 has protein sequence MASAYTRNWSSSRIRLPTVASATLQTENLNSRVLVLGGTGRIGGSTAIALSKLSPDLRIIIAGRNREKGAGMIATLGKNAEFSEFDINDIKSLESALNDVDLVVHAAGPFQQTENCRVLEAAIRAKTAYLDVCDDTNYALRAKSFMNEALAAKVPAITTGGIYPGVSNVMAAELVRVAKTENKGEPERLRFYYYTAGTGGAGPTILATSFLLLGEEVIAYNKGEKIKLRPYSGMVNIDFGKGIGKKDVYLLNLPEVTSTHEILGVPTVSARFGTAPFFWNWAMDAMTRFLPSEVLRDRSRVQDMVRLFDPVVRVIDGYAGERVSMRVDLECSGGRQTIGVFSHKRLSISVGYSTAAFALAVLEGNTQPGVWFPEEPEGIAIEARELLLERAAQGTINFVMHKAPWMVETNPKEVGLGIYV, from the exons ATGGCGTCTGCCTATACGCGCAATTGGAGCAGCAGCAGAATTAGGCTTCCGACGGTGGCTTCCGCCACTCTTCAAACCGAAAACCTCAATTCTAGGGTTCTAGTGCTCGGAGGAACCGGCAGAATCGGTGGCTCTACCGCCATCGCTCTCTCTAAGCTTTCCCCTGACCTCCGCATCATCATTGCCGGCCGTAACAG GGAAAAAGGTGCTGGTATGATTGCTACGCTTGGGAAAAATGCTGAGTTTTCTGAATTTGATATCAATGATATCAAGTCATTGGAATCTGCATTGAATG ATGTAGATCTTGTGGTGCATGCTGCAGGGCCATTCCAACAAACAGAAAATTGTAGAGTTCTGGAAGCTGCTATACGGGCCAAG ACAGCATATCTAGACGTGTGTGATGATACAAATTATGCGTTGCGTGCAAAATCGTTTATGAATGAAGCATTGGCTGCAAAAGTTCCAGCAATAACTACTGGCGGAATCTATCCAGGAGTAAGCAATG TAATGGCAGCGGAGCTAGTACGTGTTGCAAAAACTGAAAATAAGGGTGAGCCTGAACGGCTAAG ATTCTACTACTACACAGCAGGAACGGGTGGTGCGGGACCAACAATATTAGCCACTAGTTTTTTACTTCTCGGAGAGGAGGTTATCGCGTATAATAAAG GAGAGAAAATCAAATTAAGGCCGTATAGTGGAATGGTCAACATTGACTTTGGAAAAGGAATTGGGAAAAAAGACGTGTATCTATT GAATTTGCCAGAAGTGACAAGTACACATGAGATTCTTGGAGTTCCAACTGTCAGTGCTCGATTTGGAACTGCTCCGTTTTTCTGGAACTGGGCTATGGATGCAATGACTCGTTTTCTTCCTTCT GAAGTCCTAAGAGACAGAAGCCGAGTACAAGATATGGTTCGGTTATTTGATCCAGTAGTTCGTGTCATAGATGGCTATGCTGGAGAGCGTGTCTCAATGAGA GTTGATTTGGAGTGTTCAGGAGGACGCCAAACAATTGGCGTTTTCAGTCATAAAAGACTCTCTAT ATCAGTTGGTTATTCAACAGCTGCATTTGCTCTTGCTGTTCTTGAAGGCAATACGCAACCAGGTGTATGGTTTCCAGAAGAG CCTGAAGGGATCGCCATAGAAGCTCGGGAACTGCTCCTTGAACGCGCTGCGCAAGGAACAATTAATTTCGTAATGCACAA GGCTCCGTGGATGGTGGAAACAAATCCGAAGGAGGTTGGACTTGGAATATATGTGTAA